ATGCTTGGCTCCTGGCGCCTAGAGCGTCCGCTCGACCTTGACCTGATCGAAGACCTCGATCTTGTCGCCGACCTGGACATCGTTGTAGTTCTTCACGCCGATGCCGCACTCCATGCCGTTGCGCATTTCCTGGACATCGTCCTTGAAGCGGCGCAGCGACTCGAGCTCACCCTCGTAGATGACCACGTCGTCGCGCAGCACACGGATCTTCTTGTTGCGGTGCACGCTGCCCTCGATGACCATGCACCCGGCGATGGCACCGATCTTGGGCGCACGGAAGACGTCACGGACCTCGGCTACACCGACGATCTCTTCCTTCCACTCCGGCGCCAGCATGCCGGTCATCGCCTGCTTGACCTCATCGATCAGGTGGTAGATGACGCTGTAGTAGCGCAGGTCGAGGCCTTCGCGCTCGATGATCTCGCGGGCCGCAACATCGGCACGCACATTGAAGCCGATCACGATGGCCTCGGAGGCCAGCGCCAGGTTGGCATCGGTGCCGGTGATGCCGCCGACGCCAGAGGAGACCACGGCCACTTCCACCTCGTCGGTGGAGAGCTCTTCGAGCGCCCCCTTGATCGCCTCCAGGGAGCCCTGGACGTCGGCCTTGAGCACGATGGTCAGCTTGGCGGCCACGTCCTGGCCCATCTGGCTGAACATGTTCTCCAGCTTGGCCTTCTGCTGGCGCGCCAGGCGCACCTCACGGTACTTGCCCTGACGGAAGTTGGCGACCTCGCGGGCCTTCTTCTCATCGGCCACCACCATGAAGTCGTCACCCGCCTCGGGAGTGCCGTCGAGACCCTGGATCTCCACCGGCATCGCCGGCCCGACCTCGTCGACCTGCTTGCCGAGCTCGTTGGTCAGGGCACGCACGCGGCCGTAGTGCAGGCCGGCCAGCACGATATCACCCTTCTTCAGGGTGCCGTTCTGGACCAGCACCGTGGCCACCGGACCGCGACCCCTGTCCAGGCGCGACTCGACCACCACGCCCTTGCCGGGCGCCTCGGGCACGGCCTTGAGCTCGAGCACCTCGGAGACCAGCAGCACCGCCTCCAGCAGCTCGTCGATGCCCTCGCCGGTCTTGGCGGAGACGTGCACGAACTGGGTGTCGCCGCCCCACTCCTCGGAAATGACACCGTGCTGGGAGAGCTCGTTCTTGACCCGATCCGGGTCGGCGGTCGGCTTGTCGATCTTGTTGACGGCGACCACCATGGGAACGCCGGCGGCCTTGGAGTGCTCCACGGCCTCGATGGTCTGGGGCATCACGCCGTCGTCGGCGGCCACCACCAGGATGACCACGTCGGTGGCCTTGGCACCGCGGGCACGCATGGCGGTGAAGGCCGCGTGTCCGGGCGTATCCAGGAAGGTCACACCGTGAGAGCCGTTCACCTTCTCGGCGGCGACGTGATAGGCGCCGATATGCTGGGTGATGCCGCCGGCCTCGCCGGTGGCCACCTTGGCCTGGCGGATGTAGTCGAGCAGTGAGGTCTTGCCGTGGTCGACGTGACCCATGACGGTGACCACCGGGTCGCGAGTGAGCTCCTCACCCTCGTAGGAGATGCTCTCCAGCACTTCCTCTTCCAGCGCATCGTCCTTGACCAGCCTGGGCGTGTGGCCCATCTCCTCGACCACGATGGCCGCGGTGTCCTGATCGATGATCTGGTTGATGGTCACCGCCGCACCCATGGTGAACATGGTCTTGATGACTTCGTTGGCCTTGATCGACATCTTGTCGGCCAGGTCGGCGACGCTGATCGACTCGGGGATCGAGACCTCGCGGATGATCGGCTGGGTCGGCTTCTGGAAGCCATGCTTGCCGCCGCCCTGGCTGCTGCCACCACGGCGACCGCCGCGGCGCTCGGCGCGCTTGACCTTCTTGCCACCGCCACGCCGCCGCTCCTCGCGATCGTCGTCGTCGCGCTCGTGGCGACCCTTCTTGGCCGCGGCCTTCTTGGACGGCGCGGTACGGCGATCCGAACGCCCCTCCTTGGGGGGAGCCGGCGGCTCGTCGGAGGGTGCCGGGGCCTCGAGGTCGGGCACCGGAATGTCAGGCACCTCGGCGGCCTTCTGGGCCTCGAGCTTGGCGGCGGCCTCCTGGGCGGCCTGTTCCGCGGCCCGCGCCTTGGCCTCCTCGGCCTCCCGAGCCTCCTTGGCGGCCTGGGCCTGCTGGGAGTCGGCCATGTCGCCGACCAGCTGGCGCGGACCGGTGTCCTCCACCGGCTCCGGCTTGCTCTCCTCCTCGGCGCGCTTGACGTAGGTGCGCTTCTTGCGCACCTGCACCTCGATGGTCTTGCCACGCTCGCCGGTCTTGATGCGACTGCGCGTCTTGCGTGTCAGGGTGATGCGGTTCTTCGGCGCGGCCTTCTCGGTATCACCGCCATGGCTCTTGGTCAGGTAGTCGAGCAGCTGACGCTTGTCCTCCTCGGACACGGCATCGCCCTCGGACTTGTGCTTGAGCCCGGCTTCTTTCATCTGCTCCAGCAGGCGGGGAACGTCGCGCCCCACCTTCGCTGCAAAATCCTTAACGGTCATGTCTGACATGTAGACCCTCCTGAGCCCGTGACCCCAATTCTGTTCGCTTCGAATACTGCCGGTCCGAGCGCGGGGCATCGGACCCTTGTCTGCACGCTATTCGCCTTCGAGCGGTTCGTATGCGAGCTACTCGCTCTCAAACCAGGGCGCACGGGCAGTCATGATCAGTGACGCGGCACGCTCCTCGTCAATGCCCTCGATATCCAGCAGATCATCGACGGACTGCTCGGCCAGATCCTCCATGCTGACGATCCCGCGGCTGGCCAGGATGAAGGCCAGGTGACGCTCCATGCCTTCCATCTCCAGCAGGTCGTCGGCCGGCTGGGCACCGTCCAGCTCCTCCTCGGAGGCGATGGCGAGGTTGAGCAGCTCATCCTTGGCGCGAGCGCGCAGCTCCTCGATGATCTCCTCGTCGAACTCCTCGATCTCGAGCATCTCCTCGACCGGCACGTAGGCGATCTCCTCCAGGGTGGTGAAGCCCTCCTCCACCAGCAGGCGCGCCACGTCGTCGTCGATGTCGAGGTGCTGCACGAAGTGCTCCACCAGGCTGTCGATCTCCTGATCACGCTTGTCCTCCGCCTCGGCCTCGGTCATGACGTTGATCCGCCAGCCGGTCAGCTCGGAGGCCAGGCGCACGTTCTGGCCGCTGCGGCCGATGGCTTGTGCCAGGTTGTCCTCGGCGACAGCCACATCCATGGCGTGGGCATCTTCGTCGACCAGGATCGAGGCGACGTCCGCCGGCGCCATGGCGTTGATCACCAGCTGGGCCGGGTTGTCGTCCCACAGCACGATATCCACGCGCTCGTTCTGCAGCTCCGAGGAGACCGCCTGGACCCGCGAGCCACGCATGCCCACGCAGGCGCCCACCGGGTCGATGCGACGGTCGTTGGTCTTCACGGCGATCTTGGCACGCGAGCCCGGGTCCCGGGCGGCGCCCTTGATCTCGATGAGCTGCTCGGCGATCTCGGGAACCTCGATGCTGAACAGTTCGATGATCAACTCGGGGCAGGTACGCGACAGGATCAGCTGCGCACCGCGGGCCTCGGCATCGACCTTGATCAGCAGGGCACGAACCCGCTCGTTCATGCGATAACGCTCGCCGGGAATCATCTCGCCGCGCGGCAGGAACGCCTCGGCGTTGTCGCCCAGGTCGATGACCAGGCCGTCGCGGGTGGTCTTCTTGACGATACCCGAGACCAGTTCGCCCTCGCGATCGGCGTAGAGGCGCACTACCTCGGCCCGCTCGGCCTCACGAACCTTCTGCACGATGACCTGCTTGGCGGTCTGGGCGGCGATGCGGCCGAAGTCGGCGTTCTCGATGCGCTCCTCGACCACGTCGCCCAGGCCCAGGGGCGGGTCGCGGCGCTCGGCGAAGGTGAGCTTGATCTGGTGGTCGGGGCCGTCGAAGTCATCATCCTCGACCACTTCCCAACGGCGGAAGGTCTCGTAGTCGCCGGTACTGCGATCGATATGCACCCGTACGCTGGCTTCCTCGTCCTCGAAGCGCTTGCGCGACGCGCTGGCCAGGGCCGCCTCGACGGCCTCGAAAATCACCTCGCGGGGAACTCCCTTCTCGTTGGAGATCGCATCGACGACCGCCAGAATCTCTTTACTCATGCCTTTGCCTCGCCAGAAAACCTGTTCTCGAGCTGTTGCTCAACACGCCTCCCGGGGGAGGCCGAATCCTTGAACCGCGGGCTAGTCCTCGAAACGGGGCACCACGCGGGCTTGATCGATGCCATCGACGGGGAAGCAGTACTCCTCTCCATCGACCTGCAGCAGCACCTCGTCGCCCTCCACGCCGGCCAGCAGGCCCTGGAACTTGCGACGCCCCTCGAAGGACGCGCGCAGCTTCAGCGCCACCTCATGGCCGCGATAGCGGGAAAAATGATCGAGGGTAAACAGCGGGCGATCCATCCCCGGGGAGGAGACCTCGAGGCGATACTCGCCATGGATCGGATCCTCCACATCGAGCAGCGCGCTCACCTGGCGGCTGATATCCGCGCAGTCGTCGACGCTGACGCCGTCGGCATGGTCGATATAGATCACCAGACGCGAGTGCTTGCCTTGGGAGAGATGATCGATGCCCCACAACTCGAAGCCCATGGCGGTGACCACGGGGTCGATCAATGCGTATAGCGCTGCATCCTTGGTAGCCACGGAATAGACTCCTACAGCCGTTGCATCAGGCACCTGGCCGGGAGTGAACTGGGAAGTCAGGTGGCTGATTGGCATTGCCCGGAACAGTGCCCTGGCGCCTGGCGCTCTGGGCAAACTGCTAACAAAAAGCCCCTTCACAGGAAGGGGCTTTTACATAAAACCTGTAGACCACTCCGGCTATCTGGCTGCCCCTTCATGCGAACATGACCATGTCACTATTCGCCAGGCACCTGCCGGAAGATGGTAGCGGGGACCGGATTTGAACCGATGACCTTCGGGTTATGAGCCCGACGAGCTACCAGACTGCTCCACCCCGCATCAATCTAGGTCGGTGATGTTACACGCAACTGACGAATCCGTCAAGGGGCGTACACCGCATTGCCAATCCTGCTTCTGAAGGATCGTCGACAACCTGCATAGGCGTCGCGATGAATCAGATGGTGCCGAAGGCGGGACTTGAACCCGCACGACCGTAAGGTCACTACCCCCTCAAGATAGCGTGTCTACCAATTCCACCACTTCGGCATCAGGGGAGGCTGGAAACTGCGCAGCGAGCTACTCGTCGCTGCCCTCCAGCACTGGCGCAGCATTATCCATGCTCGACCCCTCGTCGTCAAGGGTCGGCACGCTGTTCTGCTGCTCGATCAGCCGCGCGTCGGGAATTCCGGCCTCGGGGGCAGCGCCGCTCTGGCTGGCAAACCAGGCCAGGGTCAGGGAGGTGGCGAAGAAGGCCGCCGCCAGCAAGGCGGTGAACTTCGCCAGGAAGCCGCCGCTGCCGCGGGAGCCGAACACGGTCTGGGAGGCACCGCCACCGAAGGCGGCACCGGCCTCGGCACCCTTACCCTGCTGCAGCAGGATCAGGGCGACCAGGGCGATGGCGATCGCCACGTGGATCATGAGAATGGCAACTTGCATGGAATCAACCTGCTGACTGACAGATGGCTAGGAAATCGTCGACCTTGAGCGAGGCACCGCCCACCAGGCCGCCGTCGATATCGGGCTGGGCAAGCAGCTCCGCTGCATTGCCCGCGTTCATGCTGCCGCCGTAGAGCAGCCGCAGCCTGGCCGCCAGGTCGCGATCGAAGCCGGCCAGGTATTCGCGAATGCCGGCCATCACCTCCTGGGCCTGCCCCGGCGTCGCGGTACGGCCGGTACCGATGGCCCATACCGGCTCATAGGCGATGATCACGCGCTCGCGCTGTTCCGGCGCCAACCGCTCCATCACGAAGCCGACCTGACGCAACACCACTTGCATGGTGTGGCCGGCATCGCGCTCCGCGAGGGTCTCGCCGACGCAGAGCAGCGGCGTGATGTCGACGCCGAGGGCGGCCAGCAGGCGGTCGTGCACCTGCTCGTCGCTCTCGCGGTAGAGCTGGCGCCGCTCGGAGTGGCCCACCAGCACATATCGGACGCCGAACTCGCACAGCATGCTCCCGCTCACCTCGCCGGTATGGGCGCCCGAAGGGTGCGGGTTGAGCGTCTGGGCGCCGAGCTGCAGCGGGGTCCCGTCGAAGGCGCGCCGTGCCGCCTCCAGATAGGGGTAGGGCGGAAAGATCGCCGTATCCAGCGAGCTCGGCAACGCGGCACTGGAGAAGGCCCGCCCGAAGGCCTCGACCAGCTCGGTCGAGCCGTTCATCTTCCAGTTGCCGGCGATCAGCGGCGTGCGCATCGACTGTCCTCTTTCAAGGTGGAGCGAAATGGTATAGGAGAGGCCCTGTCAAGACAACCGGCGCCGTGGGCGCTCAGGCGTCGAGCAGCGCCTCGACCCGCTCGGCGAGGCGCCGCGCCAGACCATCCACGTCGAGGTGCGGGCGCCCCTCGACCATCACCCGGATCAGCGGCTCGGTGCCGGAAGGCCGCAACAACACCCGCCCCTCATCGCCCAGCTCACCCTCGACCTCGCTCACCGCCTCCTGAAGGGCCGGCATGGCCATCACCGCCCGGGCATTACTGCCCGGCGTGAGGCGCACGTTGACCAGCGCCTGGGGCGCCTTCTCGAGACCGTCGAGCAGGCGGCTCAGCGGCTTATCCTCACGCACCATGAACGCCAGCACCTGCAGCGCCGAGACGATGCCGTCACCGGTCGTCTGCACATGGCCGCAGACGATATGCCCGGAGGACTCGCCGCCCAGTTGCCAGCCATTGGCAGCGAGGCGTTCCATCACGTAGCGGTCGCCCACCTTGGCACGCTCGAAGGGCACGCCCATGGCCTCCAGCGCCGCGGCAAGGCCGAAGTTGGTCATCAGGGTGCCGACCACGCCGCCGCCCAGCTCGCCGCGGGCGTGGCGGTCGCGGGCGATCAGGTAGAGGATATCGTCGCCGTCGATCTCGCAGCCGTCGCTGTCCACCAACAGCACCCGGTCGCCGTCGCCGTCGAAGGCCACCCCCAGGTCAGCGCCCTGCTGGATCACCGCCGCGCGCAGCGCTGCCGGATGGGTGGAGCCCACCTCGCGGTTGATGTTCAGGCCGTCCGGGCTCGCGCCGATCAGGCTGACCTCGGCGCCGAGCTCGCGGAACACGCTGGGGGCGATATGGTAGGTGGCGCCGTGGGCGCAGTCGAGCACTACCCTGAGGCCGCCGAGGCTGACCCGATCGGGAATGGTCGACTTGCAGAACTCGATGTAGCGGCCGTCGGCGTCGTCGATGCGAGTGGCCTTGCCGAGACGGTCCGCAGGCACCGTGACCAGGGGCTCCTCAAGCATCGCCTCGATCTCCTCCTCGACGTCGTCACCCAGCTTGGCTCCTGCGGCGGAGAAAAACTTGATGCCGTTATCGGCGAAGGGGTTATGCGACGCCGAGATGACGATGCCGGCATCGGCGCGAAAGGTGCGCGTCAGGTAGGCGATACCCGGGGTCGGCATGGGGCCCAGCAGCGACACGTCGATGCCGGCGGCGGAGAGCCCAGCCTCCAGCGCCGACTCGAACATGTAGCCGGAGATGCGGGTGTCCTTGCCGATCAGCACCCGGTGGCGACGCTTCGGGTTGCGCGCCGCCAACACCCGGCCGGTGGCCCAGCCCAGCTTGAGCATGAAGTCGGCGGTGATCGGCGGCTCACCCACCGTGCCGCGAATCCCATCGGTTCCGAAGTAGCGTCGCGCCATCAGCATCCCTCCTTGAGTACGGCCCAGGTCATGTTCACCGCATCCACGCTGGGGGCCACGTCGTGGACGCGCAGGATGCGGGCGCCACGCTCCACCGCCAACGCCGTCAGTGCCAGGCCACCCGACAGGCGCTCCTCCACCGGACGCTCCAGCACCTTGCCAATCATGCTCTTGCGCGACATGCCCACCAGCAGCGGCAGCTCGAGGTCGGCGAGATGCGCCATGCGGTTGAGCAGGCGCAGGTTATGCTCAACGGTCTTGCCGAAGCCGAAACCCGGATCGAGCAGCAGACGTTCACGGTGCAGGCCTGCGGCCTCACACTCGGCGACGCGGGCGGCAAGATAGCCGGCCACCGCCTCCTCGATGGGTACATCATAGCGGGGCGCCTGCTGCATGTCGCGGGGCTCGCCCTGGCGGTGCATCAGGCATACAGGCAGTCCGCTGCCGATGGCCGCGGCCAGCGCCCCCTCGCGCTCCAGGGAACGCACGTCGTTGATCATCCCCGCGCCCAGGGCAGCGCTCGCGCGCATCACCTCGGGGCAGCTGGTATCCACCGAGACCAGGGCGTCGAGTTCGCGAACCAGCGCCTCCACCACCGGCGCCACACGATCGAGCTCTTCCTGGGGCGAGACCGAGTCGGCCCCGGGGCGGGTCGACTCGCCGCCGACATCGATCAGCGCCGCACCTTCGGCCAGCATCCGCTCGGCGTGGCGCAGGGCGTCGTCCAGGGCCACATGGCGACCGCCATCGGAGAAGGAGTCGGGGGTGACGTTGAGGATCCCCATGACGCGGGGGTAGGAGAGGTCGAGCCGGTGTCGGCCGCAGATCAGGGAGGCGTGATTCGGATTCATCTTCGCTCGGCAGGTATGGAGAAAGGGAGTAAACCAGAAAGACAAAGGCGCCCCCGCGGGGGCGCCTGACAGGGAGTCGTGCGGCGGCCTCAGGAGCCAGCAGGCCCGCCCAACGGGTCGGAGGGCCGCCGACGCGGCTCCTCGTCGCCATCCTCGTCGCCGTCGACCTGCTCCGGTTCGTCCGGGGCAGCCTCGGCCCCGGAGGTCTCGGTCACCGGGGCTCCGGGGCCGGAAGAGTCGCCGTCCTCCCAGTCCTTGGGCGGACGCGGCGTGCGCCCATCCATGATGTCCTTGAGCTGGTCGGCGTCGATGGTCTCGTACTTCATCAGCGCATCGGCCATGGCGTCGAGCTTGTCGCGATTCTTCTCGAGAATGCGCTTGGCCTCGGCATAGCACTCGTCGATGACCTTGCGCACTTCCTTGTCGAGCCGCGAGATGGTCTCGCCGGACTTGAGCTTGCCGCCGCCCTGGCCCGGGGCGCCGAGGAACTGGTGGGACTCGTCCTCGTCGTACATGATCGGGCCCATCTCCTCGGAGAGGCCCCACTTGGCGACCATGTTGTGGGCCAGTTCGGTGGCGCGCTTGATGTCGTTGGAGGCACCGGTGGTGACACCGTTCGGCCCGAGCGTCATCTCCTCGGCGATGCGGCCGCCGAACAGCGAGCAGATCTGGCTGATGATCTGCTGCCGCGACAGGCTATAGCGGTCCTGCTCGGGCAGGAACATGGTCACGCCCAGGGCGCGGCCGCGCGGGATGATGGTCACCTTGTAGACCGGATCATGCTCCGGCATCACCAGGCCGATGATGGCGTGGCCCGACTCGTGGTAGGCGGTATTGAGCTTCTCCTTCTCGGTCATGACCATGGAGCGGCGCTCGGCGCCCATCATGATCTTGTCCTTGGCGAGTTCGAGCTCCTCCATCCCCACCAGGCGCTTGTTGCGGCGCGCCGAGAACAGCGCCGCCTCGTTGACCAGGTTGGCCAGGTCGGCACCGGAGAAACCGGGGGTGCCGCGGGCGATCAGCGACGGCTTGACGTCGTCGGCCAGCGGAACCTTGCGCAGGTGCACATTGAGGATATGCTCGCGGCCGCGGATATCGGGCAGCGGCACCACCACCTGGCGGTCGAAGCGACCCGGGCGCATCAGCGCTGGGTCCAGCACGTCGGGGCGGTTGGTAGCGGCGATGACGATGATGCCCTCGTTGGCCTCGAAGCCGTCCATCTCTACCAACAGCTGGTTGAGGGTCTGCTCACGCTCGTCGTTGCCGCCGCCCATGCCGACACCACGGGAGCGACCCACGGCATCGATCTCGTCGATGAAGATGATGCAGGGCGCCTGCTTCTTGGCCTGCTCGAACATGTCGCGCACGCGGGAGGCACCCACGCCGACGAACATCTCGACGAAGTCGGAGCCGGAAATGGAGAAGAACGGCACCTTGGCTTCACCGGCGATGGACTTGGCGAGCAGGGTCTTGCCGGTACCCGGCGGGCCCACCATCAGCACGCCGCGAGGAATGGTACCGCCCAGGCGCTGGAACTTGGTGGGGTCGCGCAGGAAGTCGACCAGCTCCTCGACCTCCTCCTTGGCCTCGTCGCAACCGGCCACGTCGGCGAAGGTGGTCTTGATCTGGTCCTGGGAGAGCAGCTTGGCCTTGGACTTGCCGAAGCTCATGGGCCCGCCCTTGCCGGCGCCCCCGCCCTGCATCTGACGCATGAAGAACATGAAGATGGCCAGGATCAGCAGGATCGGGAAACTGGCGACCAGCAGCCGCATCCACAGGCTCTGCTGCTCGGGCTCCTTGCCCACCACGGTCACATTGCTGGAGAGCAGGTCATCCATCAGCTTGGGATCCTCCGCCGCGGGGCGGATGGTCCGGAACTGCGAGCCGTCGGTACGCTCACCGTTGATGGTGTAGCCATCGATGGTCACACTGCGCACCTGCTCGTTCTGCACCTGCTGGACGAACTGCGAGTAGTTCATCGCCTGGGGTGCACTATCGACACTGAAGTTGTTGAACACCGTCAGCAGCACCGCCGCGATGACCAACCACAGGATCAGGTTCTTCGCCATATCGTTCAAGGGACTACCCTCAATATCTGAAATCTGTCGGCCGCAGGGACCTGGCACCTTGGACACTACAGGAGCCGGCCGTGTTCGGCCACCGCCCGCCAGGCGGTCCACCGCAGCAGGCACTGTGACACACTTTGTTGTGCTCTGTCCGGCAATTTCCCCGATAGGCCGGGACTATCGCGGCACTCCATCCCACCAGGCTCAACCGCGAAAGCCCTGCGCCAGCAGGTAGACCTCACGGGAGCGCGCACGCGATGCGTCGGGCTTGCGGGTCACCACCCGCGTGAAGGCGCCACGCAGCGCCTTCAGGTAGTCATCGAAGCCCTCGCCCTGGAACACCTTGGCCAGGAAGGTGCCGCCGGGGCGCAGGGTCTGGCCGGCCAGGTCCAGCGCCAGCTCCACCAGATACATCGCCTGGGGCTGGTCGATGGCGGCCATGCCACTCATATTGGGGGCCATGTCGGACATCACAAGGTCCACCGGGCGGCTGCCCAGGGTGGCGAGAATCGCCTCGAGGACCACCTCCTCGGTGAAGTCGCCCTGGATGAAGTCGACACCGGCCAGGGCATCCATCTCCAAGATATCGGAGGCAATCACCACTCCCTCGGGCCCCACCTTCTCGGCCGCCACCTGGCTCCAGCCACCGGGCGCCGCCCCCAGATCGATCACCGTCATGCCCGGCGCGAGGAGCCGATCCTTCGCGTCGAGCTCGAACAGCTTGTAGCTGGCCCGCGAGCGATAGCCCTCCTGCCAGGAACGCTGCACGTACTGGTCGTCGAAGTGCTCCTTCAGCCAGCCCTTGCTGGTCTTGCTTGCAGAGTGCTTGCCGGAGGCGGGGGATGGGGTGCGGGGACGAGCCACGGCATCACCTGGAACGTTGCGGGGATGTGACTGGCGCGGGGCAGAATACGCGACTGGGGCGCCGAGAAATGGCCGGTCAGCCCGGCGCTTTTGCCGAAGACGTTTTCGGCGTGACGAATTGCGCGTACCATGACTGGCTGCGCGCAACCGAGAAGACGCAAGATACCATGAGCTTGTCACAGGCACAAAAGAAAGCATTTCGTAGCATCGGTCACCACCTGAACCCGGTGGTAATGGTCTCCGAGAACGGCATCTCCGACGGGGTGCTGGCGGAGCTCGACCGAGCCCTCAACGACCACGAGCTGATCAAGGTGAAGATCGCCCTGGCGGAGCGCGACGAACGGGCCGCCATGCTCGACGAGCTGGTCGCGGCCAGTGGCGCCGAGCTGATCCAGAAGATCGGCAAGATGGCGCTGCTCTATCGACGCAACCCCCAGGCCAACCCCAAGCTCTCCAACACCAAGCGCTTCGAGAACCATCACGGGCGGCACTGACCGCGCTTCGCGCAAG
The Halomonas sp. H10-9-1 DNA segment above includes these coding regions:
- the infB gene encoding translation initiation factor IF-2, whose translation is MSDMTVKDFAAKVGRDVPRLLEQMKEAGLKHKSEGDAVSEEDKRQLLDYLTKSHGGDTEKAAPKNRITLTRKTRSRIKTGERGKTIEVQVRKKRTYVKRAEEESKPEPVEDTGPRQLVGDMADSQQAQAAKEAREAEEAKARAAEQAAQEAAAKLEAQKAAEVPDIPVPDLEAPAPSDEPPAPPKEGRSDRRTAPSKKAAAKKGRHERDDDDREERRRGGGKKVKRAERRGGRRGGSSQGGGKHGFQKPTQPIIREVSIPESISVADLADKMSIKANEVIKTMFTMGAAVTINQIIDQDTAAIVVEEMGHTPRLVKDDALEEEVLESISYEGEELTRDPVVTVMGHVDHGKTSLLDYIRQAKVATGEAGGITQHIGAYHVAAEKVNGSHGVTFLDTPGHAAFTAMRARGAKATDVVILVVAADDGVMPQTIEAVEHSKAAGVPMVVAVNKIDKPTADPDRVKNELSQHGVISEEWGGDTQFVHVSAKTGEGIDELLEAVLLVSEVLELKAVPEAPGKGVVVESRLDRGRGPVATVLVQNGTLKKGDIVLAGLHYGRVRALTNELGKQVDEVGPAMPVEIQGLDGTPEAGDDFMVVADEKKAREVANFRQGKYREVRLARQQKAKLENMFSQMGQDVAAKLTIVLKADVQGSLEAIKGALEELSTDEVEVAVVSSGVGGITGTDANLALASEAIVIGFNVRADVAAREIIEREGLDLRYYSVIYHLIDEVKQAMTGMLAPEWKEEIVGVAEVRDVFRAPKIGAIAGCMVIEGSVHRNKKIRVLRDDVVIYEGELESLRRFKDDVQEMRNGMECGIGVKNYNDVQVGDKIEVFDQVKVERTL
- the nusA gene encoding transcription termination factor NusA — protein: MSKEILAVVDAISNEKGVPREVIFEAVEAALASASRKRFEDEEASVRVHIDRSTGDYETFRRWEVVEDDDFDGPDHQIKLTFAERRDPPLGLGDVVEERIENADFGRIAAQTAKQVIVQKVREAERAEVVRLYADREGELVSGIVKKTTRDGLVIDLGDNAEAFLPRGEMIPGERYRMNERVRALLIKVDAEARGAQLILSRTCPELIIELFSIEVPEIAEQLIEIKGAARDPGSRAKIAVKTNDRRIDPVGACVGMRGSRVQAVSSELQNERVDIVLWDDNPAQLVINAMAPADVASILVDEDAHAMDVAVAEDNLAQAIGRSGQNVRLASELTGWRINVMTEAEAEDKRDQEIDSLVEHFVQHLDIDDDVARLLVEEGFTTLEEIAYVPVEEMLEIEEFDEEIIEELRARAKDELLNLAIASEEELDGAQPADDLLEMEGMERHLAFILASRGIVSMEDLAEQSVDDLLDIEGIDEERAASLIMTARAPWFESE
- the rimP gene encoding ribosome maturation factor RimP → MATKDAALYALIDPVVTAMGFELWGIDHLSQGKHSRLVIYIDHADGVSVDDCADISRQVSALLDVEDPIHGEYRLEVSSPGMDRPLFTLDHFSRYRGHEVALKLRASFEGRRKFQGLLAGVEGDEVLLQVDGEEYCFPVDGIDQARVVPRFED
- the secG gene encoding preprotein translocase subunit SecG translates to MQVAILMIHVAIAIALVALILLQQGKGAEAGAAFGGGASQTVFGSRGSGGFLAKFTALLAAAFFATSLTLAWFASQSGAAPEAGIPDARLIEQQNSVPTLDDEGSSMDNAAPVLEGSDE
- the tpiA gene encoding triose-phosphate isomerase — its product is MRTPLIAGNWKMNGSTELVEAFGRAFSSAALPSSLDTAIFPPYPYLEAARRAFDGTPLQLGAQTLNPHPSGAHTGEVSGSMLCEFGVRYVLVGHSERRQLYRESDEQVHDRLLAALGVDITPLLCVGETLAERDAGHTMQVVLRQVGFVMERLAPEQRERVIIAYEPVWAIGTGRTATPGQAQEVMAGIREYLAGFDRDLAARLRLLYGGSMNAGNAAELLAQPDIDGGLVGGASLKVDDFLAICQSAG
- the glmM gene encoding phosphoglucosamine mutase, which encodes MARRYFGTDGIRGTVGEPPITADFMLKLGWATGRVLAARNPKRRHRVLIGKDTRISGYMFESALEAGLSAAGIDVSLLGPMPTPGIAYLTRTFRADAGIVISASHNPFADNGIKFFSAAGAKLGDDVEEEIEAMLEEPLVTVPADRLGKATRIDDADGRYIEFCKSTIPDRVSLGGLRVVLDCAHGATYHIAPSVFRELGAEVSLIGASPDGLNINREVGSTHPAALRAAVIQQGADLGVAFDGDGDRVLLVDSDGCEIDGDDILYLIARDRHARGELGGGVVGTLMTNFGLAAALEAMGVPFERAKVGDRYVMERLAANGWQLGGESSGHIVCGHVQTTGDGIVSALQVLAFMVREDKPLSRLLDGLEKAPQALVNVRLTPGSNARAVMAMPALQEAVSEVEGELGDEGRVLLRPSGTEPLIRVMVEGRPHLDVDGLARRLAERVEALLDA
- the folP gene encoding dihydropteroate synthase, producing the protein MGILNVTPDSFSDGGRHVALDDALRHAERMLAEGAALIDVGGESTRPGADSVSPQEELDRVAPVVEALVRELDALVSVDTSCPEVMRASAALGAGMINDVRSLEREGALAAAIGSGLPVCLMHRQGEPRDMQQAPRYDVPIEEAVAGYLAARVAECEAAGLHRERLLLDPGFGFGKTVEHNLRLLNRMAHLADLELPLLVGMSRKSMIGKVLERPVEERLSGGLALTALAVERGARILRVHDVAPSVDAVNMTWAVLKEGC
- the ftsH gene encoding ATP-dependent zinc metalloprotease FtsH, with product MNDMAKNLILWLVIAAVLLTVFNNFSVDSAPQAMNYSQFVQQVQNEQVRSVTIDGYTINGERTDGSQFRTIRPAAEDPKLMDDLLSSNVTVVGKEPEQQSLWMRLLVASFPILLILAIFMFFMRQMQGGGAGKGGPMSFGKSKAKLLSQDQIKTTFADVAGCDEAKEEVEELVDFLRDPTKFQRLGGTIPRGVLMVGPPGTGKTLLAKSIAGEAKVPFFSISGSDFVEMFVGVGASRVRDMFEQAKKQAPCIIFIDEIDAVGRSRGVGMGGGNDEREQTLNQLLVEMDGFEANEGIIVIAATNRPDVLDPALMRPGRFDRQVVVPLPDIRGREHILNVHLRKVPLADDVKPSLIARGTPGFSGADLANLVNEAALFSARRNKRLVGMEELELAKDKIMMGAERRSMVMTEKEKLNTAYHESGHAIIGLVMPEHDPVYKVTIIPRGRALGVTMFLPEQDRYSLSRQQIISQICSLFGGRIAEEMTLGPNGVTTGASNDIKRATELAHNMVAKWGLSEEMGPIMYDEDESHQFLGAPGQGGGKLKSGETISRLDKEVRKVIDECYAEAKRILEKNRDKLDAMADALMKYETIDADQLKDIMDGRTPRPPKDWEDGDSSGPGAPVTETSGAEAAPDEPEQVDGDEDGDEEPRRRPSDPLGGPAGS